Sequence from the Burkholderiaceae bacterium DAT-1 genome:
CGCTATAGCGCTTGGGCGGTGTGGCAGTGAAGTAGAGACCGAACATGCCGCCCACCGAGTCGGTGGAGAAGGTTTCGCCTGCTGTCTTGCCTGCGGCGGCCAGACCTTCGGCCAGCGTCCGGGTTTGGGCGGTCAGGGTCTCGAAGAAACCCGGCTCGCGGATCAGATTCAGGGTCGTGATACCGGCAGCGACGGCCACCGGATTGCCCGACAGCGTACCGGCCTGATACACCGGGCCCAGCGGCGCAATCTTGCCCATCACATCGGCGCGACCACCGAATGCGGCCAACGGCATGCCACCGCCCACCACCTTGCCCAGCGTGGTCAGGTCCGGGGTGATGCCATGCAGACCCTGTGCACAACCGAGACCCACGCGGAAGCCGGTCATCACTTCGTCGTAAATCAGCAGCGCGCCATGCTTTTGCGTCAGTTCGCGCATGGCGCGAACAAATTCGATGCTCGGACGCACCAGATTCATATTGCCGCAGTAGGGTTCGACGATGATGGCGGCGATCTGGTCGCCCTGATTCGCGAACACTTCTTCCAGCTGGGCGACGTCGTTATAGGTCAGCACGATGGTGTGTTCGGCGACAGACGCCGGTACGCCTGCGCTCGACGGATTGCCGAAGGTCAGCAAGCCGGAACCGGCTTTCACCAAGAGGCTGTCCGAGTGACCGTGGTAGCAGCCCTCGAACTTGATCAGCTTGTCGCGGCCGGTAAAGCCACGCGCCAGCCGGATTGCGCTCATGGTGGCCTCGGTACCGCTCGACACCAGTCGCACCTGTTCCATCGACGGCAGCATATCGACCAGCAGGTCGGCCAGATCGATTTCGCGCTCGGTTGGCGCGCCAAAACTCATGCCGTCCGCAGCCGCCTTGTACACGGCATCCAGCACGGCCGGATGGGCATGGCCGAGAATCAGCGGACCCCAGCTGCCCACATAGTCGGTGTACTGCTTGCCATCGGCATCCCACACATAGGCGCCCTGCCCTTTGGCGAAAAAGCGCGGGGTACCCCCCACTGCACCAAAGGCACGGACTGGCGAATTCACGCCGCCGGGGATATGGCGCTGGGCGCGCTGGAACAGGGCTTCATTCTTGCTCATGGGATGTCCTTGCTGTAATTCGGTATCGGATGCCGCACGCGCAGTTGCGGCGACAGGTGTTCGGTTGCGGCGATGCGTGCTGGCGGCGGTGCGCTCATGTGCGGGCACGCGCTTGATCAGCGGCGATTCAGCCATGCTGTCCCCAGCTCGGCCATGGATGCTTGCTTAGATAGGCATTGGTGTAGCGCGGATCTTCGGTGACTTCGTGGCCCAGCCAGTCGGGTCTATCATAGGCTTCGTCTTCACTGCCCAGTTCGATTTCGGCCAGCACCAGCCCGGCATTGGCACCATAGAATTCGTCTACTTCCCACAGATGCGGGCCGATCTGGATGCGATGGCGCTTTTTCTCGACCACCATGGGGCACATGGTCGACAGGATGGTGTCGGCATCCGCACGGGGAATCTCGTATTCGAATTCGTGACGGGATACATTGCTG
This genomic interval carries:
- the hemL gene encoding glutamate-1-semialdehyde 2,1-aminomutase, which gives rise to MAESPLIKRVPAHERTAASTHRRNRTPVAATARAASDTELQQGHPMSKNEALFQRAQRHIPGGVNSPVRAFGAVGGTPRFFAKGQGAYVWDADGKQYTDYVGSWGPLILGHAHPAVLDAVYKAAADGMSFGAPTEREIDLADLLVDMLPSMEQVRLVSSGTEATMSAIRLARGFTGRDKLIKFEGCYHGHSDSLLVKAGSGLLTFGNPSSAGVPASVAEHTIVLTYNDVAQLEEVFANQGDQIAAIIVEPYCGNMNLVRPSIEFVRAMRELTQKHGALLIYDEVMTGFRVGLGCAQGLHGITPDLTTLGKVVGGGMPLAAFGGRADVMGKIAPLGPVYQAGTLSGNPVAVAAGITTLNLIREPGFFETLTAQTRTLAEGLAAAGKTAGETFSTDSVGGMFGLYFTATPPKRYSDVMSTDKARFNAFYHGMLDEGVYFAPALYEAGFVSAAHTEADIQATIDAAARVFARLG
- a CDS encoding CYTH domain-containing protein, translating into MAHEIERRFHLKNDAWRGRAEGEWLKQGYLSVEPERTVRVRIKGDQAWLTLKSNISNVSRHEFEYEIPRADADTILSTMCPMVVEKKRHRIQIGPHLWEVDEFYGANAGLVLAEIELGSEDEAYDRPDWLGHEVTEDPRYTNAYLSKHPWPSWGQHG